A window of the Pristis pectinata isolate sPriPec2 chromosome 27, sPriPec2.1.pri, whole genome shotgun sequence genome harbors these coding sequences:
- the dpagt1 gene encoding UDP-N-acetylglucosamine--dolichyl-phosphate N-acetylglucosaminephosphotransferase codes for MSGLPAIPLLINLGCSVLGLLGTAVLIPAFRQDFIVARLYGIDLNKTSKEQIPEAQGVISGVVFLIILFCFIPVPFLHCWAKEQCITFPHDVFVQLIGALLAICCMIFLGFADDVLNLQWRHKLLLPTMASLPLLMVYFTNFGNTTIVVPKPFRIFLGLHLDLGILYYAYMGMLAVFCTNAINILAGINGIEAGQSLVIAMSIIIFNLIELNGDYKDDHIFSLYFMIPFFFTTLGLLYYNWYPSSAFVGDTFCYFAGMTFAVVGILGHFSKTMMLFFIPQTLNFFYSVPQLFHIIPCPRHRIPRLDPSTGKLGMSYSKFKTKDLPKLGDVILKMANKFWLVDVNHGVGENNEYTECNNLTLINFVLKLIGPTHERTLTIILLLIQVSGSVFAFLIRYHLVRWFYEV; via the exons ATGTCGGGCCTGCCCGCCATCCCGCTGCTGATCAACCTGGGCTGCTCGGTGCTCGGCCTCCTGGGCACCGCCGTCCTCATCCCGGCCTTCAGGCAGGACTTCATCGTGGCCCGGCTCTATGGCATCGACCTCAACAAGACCTCCAAGGAGCAAAT CCCAGAAGCTCAAGGTGTAATCAGCGGCGTGGTCTTCCTCATcattcttttctgttttattcctgtTCCTTTTCTGCACTGCTGGGCGAAGGAGCAGTGCATCACCTTTCCTCATGATGTG TTTGTGCAGTTGATTGGGGCCCTCCTTGCCATCTGCTGCATGATATTCCTGGGGTTTGCCGACGACGTCCTCAAcctacaatggagacacaagttgCTGCTGCCGACCATGGCCTCCCTGCCCCTACTCATGGTATACTTCACCAATTTTGGCAACACCACAATTGTAGTGCCAAAGCCCTTTCGCATTTTTCTGGGTCTCCATTTAGACTTGG GAATTCTGTATTATGCATACATGGGAATGCTGGCAGTGTTCTGCACAAATGCCATCAACATCCTGGCTGGCATCAATGGTATTGAGGCTGGGCAGTCTCTGGTGATTGCCATGTCAATCATCATTTTCAATTTAATAGAATTAAATG gTGACTACAAGGATGACCACATATTCTCCTTGTACTTCATGATACCCTTTTTCTTCACTACTTTAGGACTGTTGTACTATAATTG GTACCCATCCAGCGCATTTGTGGGCGACACATTCTGTTACTTTGCAGGAATGACTTTTGCAGTGGTCGGGATCCTTGGCCACTTCAGCAAGACCATGATGTTGTTTTTCATCCCTCAAACACTCAACTTCTTCTACTCGGTGCCTCAGCTTTTCCATATCATTCCATGTCCGCGACATCGAATACCCAG ACTCGATCCCAGTACTGGAAAGCTGGGCATGAGTTACTCAAAATTCAAAACTAAGGATTTGCCTAAACTTGGAGATGTAATATTAAAG ATGGCCAACAAATTCTGGCTGGTGGACGTGAACCATGGAGTTGGAGAAAACAACGAATACACAGAATGCAACAACCTCACTCTGATTAACTTTGTATTAAAGCTGATAGGCCCTACACATGAGAGAACACTGACCATTATACTTCTGCTCATCCAG